In Methanococcoides sp. LMO-2, a single window of DNA contains:
- the rrp4 gene encoding exosome complex RNA-binding protein Rrp4 has protein sequence MDRKIVIPGQLLSDKEGMSGAGTYVKDGKVYSLLYGIANVKNNVSVVPFSGKYLPSRKDFIIGTVIDVTPSNWILETGSPYDGLLHVSEYPKRVDSSEMRKYVDVGDCVIVRVKDVSKSMKVELTMREPGTRVLTKGRIIDIMPAKVPRVIGHSGSMVSILKKESGCDVFVGKNGRIWINGKAGDMDHLADAIEMIERESHISGLTDKVSRFLKNEPEEVSVSDADELIEEERSSLPAKEDNVSEETYRKVDALLDEDVDEA, from the coding sequence ATGGATAGGAAAATCGTAATCCCCGGCCAGCTCCTTTCTGATAAAGAGGGCATGTCCGGTGCTGGAACATATGTAAAGGACGGCAAGGTCTATTCCCTGCTGTACGGAATTGCAAACGTCAAGAACAACGTTTCAGTTGTACCTTTTTCAGGAAAATATCTTCCTTCACGCAAGGATTTCATAATTGGTACTGTAATTGATGTGACACCTTCGAACTGGATTCTGGAAACCGGTTCCCCTTATGACGGATTGCTTCATGTTTCCGAATACCCGAAACGTGTCGACTCCTCGGAAATGAGGAAATATGTTGATGTCGGGGATTGCGTGATCGTTCGTGTAAAAGATGTCAGCAAGTCCATGAAGGTGGAGCTTACCATGCGTGAGCCCGGTACAAGGGTGCTGACAAAAGGCCGTATCATCGATATTATGCCTGCAAAGGTACCTCGTGTGATCGGTCACAGTGGTTCCATGGTCTCGATCCTTAAGAAAGAATCAGGCTGTGATGTGTTCGTAGGAAAGAACGGACGTATCTGGATCAATGGAAAAGCAGGTGATATGGATCACCTGGCAGATGCGATCGAAATGATCGAACGTGAATCTCATATATCCGGTTTAACGGATAAAGTGAGCAGGTTCCTTAAAAATGAGCCCGAAGAGGTTTCAGTGTCTGATGCGGATGAGCTGATAGAGGAAGAAAGGTCATCTCTGCCCGCAAAAGAGGACAACGTTTCAGAAGAAACCTATCGTAAGGTCGATGCCCTGTTAGATGAAGATGTAGATGAGGCATAA
- the rrp41 gene encoding exosome complex exonuclease Rrp41 → MSDKPEKFIDENGIRLDGRRADEIRPMTVEMGVLSRADGSCYLEWGNNKVLAAVYGPRELHPRRLQRPGEALVRYRYNMAAFSVEDRIRPGPSRRSTEISKVSGEAFEPVVMKQYYPSAVIDVFAEVLQADAGTRTAAINAATLALVDAGIPMKGLVAACAVGKVDGQLVLDLNKPEDNYGDADLPIAMTEDGDITLLQMDGNLTADEITRGIEMVKKGCEQIFEIQKAALMSKFGTIEEEEVLEDAELQAELESEEEEVSEAVEEEEAVEESEDLEEEEDEEVEDAEEAEAMFEEDVTEFEVTEAENEEEVESVEEELSEEAELDESASVPEEEGEKYEQ, encoded by the coding sequence ATGAGTGATAAACCGGAAAAATTTATTGATGAGAACGGGATTCGCCTTGACGGCAGGCGTGCTGATGAGATCCGCCCTATGACCGTCGAGATGGGCGTGCTCTCAAGGGCCGATGGTTCCTGTTATCTTGAATGGGGTAACAACAAGGTCCTTGCTGCTGTCTATGGTCCAAGGGAACTCCACCCACGCAGGCTTCAGCGCCCGGGTGAGGCTCTGGTGAGATACAGGTACAATATGGCAGCTTTCTCTGTAGAGGACCGCATAAGGCCTGGTCCAAGCAGGAGAAGTACCGAGATATCAAAGGTAAGCGGAGAAGCATTCGAACCTGTTGTCATGAAGCAGTATTACCCATCTGCTGTTATCGATGTATTCGCAGAGGTCCTTCAGGCTGATGCCGGAACAAGGACAGCTGCTATCAACGCTGCAACACTTGCATTGGTTGATGCCGGTATTCCTATGAAGGGACTGGTAGCTGCCTGTGCTGTCGGTAAGGTGGACGGTCAGCTTGTTCTTGACCTTAACAAACCTGAGGACAACTATGGTGATGCTGACCTCCCTATTGCAATGACCGAGGATGGCGACATTACTCTGTTGCAGATGGATGGTAACCTTACTGCTGATGAGATCACCAGAGGTATCGAGATGGTAAAGAAAGGCTGTGAGCAGATATTTGAGATACAGAAAGCTGCTCTTATGTCAAAGTTCGGTACCATTGAAGAGGAAGAGGTCCTGGAAGACGCTGAACTTCAGGCCGAGCTCGAGTCCGAGGAAGAAGAGGTTTCCGAAGCAGTTGAGGAAGAAGAAGCTGTTGAAGAAAGCGAAGACCTTGAAGAGGAAGAGGACGAAGAGGTCGAGGATGCTGAAGAGGCTGAAGCTATGTTCGAAGAAGACGTCACTGAATTTGAAGTGACCGAGGCTGAGAATGAAGAAGAGGTAGAGTCAGTCGAGGAAGAACTCTCTGAGGAAGCAGAATTAGATGAAAGTGCTTCAGTGCCTGAGGAAGAAGGTGAGAAATATGAGCAATGA
- a CDS encoding ribosome assembly factor SBDS translates to MVSLDESLVARLKKGSKHYEVLVDPDGALEFKKGGDVKIEDILAVESVFEDASTGDHIAESDLASAFDTTDVFEIAAHIIKHGELQLTKEQRKHILEEKTKQVISIIAQNAINPQTRTPHPPARIEKAMEEAKVHIDPLKSVDEQVNIVMKAIRPIIPIRFEEVEVEVKIPSEYAGKSYGDIAKFGTMLKDRWENDGSWVAVVKMPAGLQNDFYGLVNHLTKGDAETKLL, encoded by the coding sequence ATGGTATCACTTGATGAATCATTGGTTGCAAGGTTGAAGAAAGGCAGCAAACATTACGAAGTGCTTGTAGATCCTGACGGGGCACTGGAGTTCAAAAAGGGCGGCGATGTAAAGATCGAGGACATTCTTGCAGTAGAGTCAGTCTTCGAAGACGCCAGTACCGGGGACCATATAGCAGAGTCCGATCTTGCCAGTGCATTCGACACCACTGACGTGTTCGAGATCGCAGCACACATTATCAAGCACGGTGAACTTCAGCTTACTAAAGAGCAGAGGAAACACATTCTTGAGGAAAAGACCAAACAGGTAATTTCCATTATTGCACAGAACGCTATCAACCCACAGACAAGGACACCTCATCCACCTGCACGTATCGAGAAGGCAATGGAAGAGGCAAAGGTTCACATCGATCCGCTCAAGAGCGTTGATGAACAGGTGAACATTGTCATGAAGGCTATCAGACCTATCATACCTATCCGCTTCGAGGAAGTAGAGGTAGAGGTCAAGATCCCTTCAGAGTATGCCGGAAAATCATATGGTGATATTGCAAAGTTCGGCACTATGCTCAAAGACAGGTGGGAGAATGACGGTTCATGGGTTGCTGTTGTAAAGATGCCTGCAGGATTGCAGAATGATTTTTACGGTCTTGTTAACCATCTGACAAAAGGGGATGCAGAAACCAAACTTTTGTAA